The Nitrospirales bacterium genome includes a window with the following:
- a CDS encoding NAD(P) transhydrogenase subunit alpha, which yields MDMFIMALTIFVLAIFVGFEIITKIPPTLHTPLMSGSNAISGITLVGAVLSAGAQHTTLTTILGVLAVIFATINVVGGFMVTNRMLSMFKKK from the coding sequence ATGGATATGTTCATTATGGCCTTGACGATTTTTGTCCTGGCCATCTTTGTCGGATTCGAGATTATCACCAAAATTCCACCGACGCTTCACACCCCCTTGATGTCAGGCTCGAATGCGATATCTGGCATTACCCTCGTGGGTGCTGTTCTGTCGGCTGGTGCGCAACACACCACATTGACGACGATTTTAGGCGTGCTGGCGGTGATTTTCGCCACTATCAATGTCGTCGGTGGGTTCATGGTGACGAACCGCATGCTTTCGATGTTTAAGAAAAAATAG
- a CDS encoding Re/Si-specific NAD(P)(+) transhydrogenase subunit alpha, which yields MIVGVPKESYPGEHRVALVPGVLDSLKKTGLEVLVESGAGDEAGYPDSSFTEKGATIAGSRGQLFEKSDFIVQIRLLGANPEQGKSDLPLYRPGQIVIGMAEALTDPNSIKLLADCGVLTFAMELMPRITRAQSMDVLSSMGTVAGYKAVILAANALPKMFPMLMTAAGTVTPARVLVIGAGVAGLQAISVARRLGAKVEAYDIRPAVKEQILSLGARFVELPLETKDSEDKGGYAKAQDESFYQKQRELLGKVIANSDVVISTAAVPGKKAPILITVDMVSGMASGSVIVDLAAERGGNCELTKLNQTIVTKGVTILGPENLPSTVPYHSSQMYAKNIATFLQHLVKKGELKIDLEDEITQGTLLTRDKGVIHPTIREALGITA from the coding sequence ATGATTGTTGGTGTTCCAAAAGAATCCTACCCTGGCGAGCATCGAGTAGCTCTCGTACCTGGGGTCCTTGACTCTCTCAAGAAAACAGGCCTTGAAGTGCTGGTGGAAAGTGGCGCAGGCGATGAAGCCGGGTATCCGGATTCCTCTTTTACTGAAAAGGGAGCCACTATCGCAGGAAGTCGAGGGCAACTATTTGAAAAGTCAGATTTTATCGTACAGATCAGGTTATTGGGAGCGAACCCCGAGCAGGGAAAGTCTGATTTACCCCTCTACCGACCCGGTCAAATTGTCATTGGTATGGCCGAGGCCCTAACGGACCCCAATTCCATCAAATTATTGGCAGATTGTGGCGTCTTAACCTTTGCGATGGAGCTGATGCCTCGTATTACCCGGGCGCAGAGCATGGATGTCTTGTCATCTATGGGTACGGTGGCTGGGTATAAGGCAGTGATTTTGGCTGCGAATGCGTTGCCAAAAATGTTTCCGATGTTGATGACTGCGGCCGGTACGGTTACGCCTGCCCGAGTTTTGGTGATTGGCGCGGGTGTTGCCGGACTTCAGGCAATTTCAGTGGCTCGTCGGTTGGGTGCAAAAGTGGAAGCCTATGACATTCGTCCAGCTGTCAAGGAGCAGATCCTCAGTCTTGGAGCCAGATTTGTAGAACTGCCACTAGAGACCAAAGATTCTGAAGATAAGGGCGGGTATGCAAAGGCCCAGGATGAGTCGTTTTATCAAAAACAGCGAGAGCTTCTGGGTAAAGTTATTGCCAATAGCGATGTTGTGATTTCGACGGCTGCTGTTCCAGGGAAAAAGGCTCCCATCCTGATAACCGTCGATATGGTTTCCGGTATGGCTTCTGGCTCTGTGATCGTTGATCTGGCTGCTGAGCGAGGGGGAAATTGCGAATTGACGAAGCTGAATCAAACGATCGTGACGAAGGGGGTAACTATTTTGGGGCCAGAAAATCTTCCCAGCACGGTCCCCTATCATTCAAGTCAGATGTATGCCAAAAATATCGCGACGTTCTTACAGCATCTAGTGAAGAAGGGTGAGCTGAAGATTGATTTGGAGGATGAAATCACCCAGGGAACGCTTTTGACTCGCGATAAAGGTGTGATTCATCCGACAATTCGAGAAGCGTTAGGGATAACCGCCTAG
- a CDS encoding alkaline phosphatase family protein, translated as MNAQVTYTTQSTKLSSSGFRRLCLSFSVFALTLLTGIPYVAATQPDHVIMIVLEGVGKEGILSGSMPVVANLAKEGAVSWSAESLSPPLTVPAMASLLTGLPISKHRVTSAWEEYDFARSFLRSPTVFDYMDLAGGRDSAVFFMDERFYQLSRPEIYVDSQTCGIAKPQCNPDTIAIYVRDYLKKVTSEKGYGFRLIEVPNLLLVHMPTALRSGKKYGWNSEQYKQSLSEIDSAIGKIRDNYRELDVLDKTMFLITSLNAAGPTDTGKNGNSAISQQSAEALSPKVPWIASGNNVKKGITISRKISLQDTGATILYALGLKTHTEWESQAIDEIFKTVPEHRTTENEMPASLY; from the coding sequence ATGAACGCTCAAGTAACGTATACAACTCAATCGACAAAACTCTCTTCCTCTGGCTTTCGTAGACTCTGCCTATCTTTCTCTGTTTTTGCGTTGACACTCCTAACCGGCATTCCTTATGTAGCGGCGACGCAGCCTGACCATGTCATCATGATCGTTCTGGAGGGCGTTGGAAAGGAGGGGATCTTATCTGGATCCATGCCTGTCGTAGCCAACCTTGCCAAAGAAGGTGCGGTTTCCTGGTCAGCTGAATCGCTCTCTCCTCCCTTAACTGTTCCGGCTATGGCTTCGTTATTGACAGGACTCCCCATCAGCAAACATCGTGTGACTTCAGCGTGGGAAGAATATGATTTTGCTCGATCTTTTTTACGATCCCCTACAGTCTTCGATTACATGGACCTTGCCGGAGGACGTGATAGCGCCGTCTTTTTCATGGATGAACGTTTCTATCAACTTTCCAGGCCTGAAATCTATGTAGACTCTCAAACCTGCGGTATCGCCAAACCACAATGTAATCCCGATACGATCGCCATATACGTGCGTGACTACCTCAAAAAAGTCACGAGTGAGAAGGGATATGGATTCCGCTTGATCGAAGTCCCCAACCTTCTTCTTGTTCATATGCCAACCGCTTTACGGAGCGGGAAGAAATATGGTTGGAATTCTGAGCAATACAAACAGTCACTTAGCGAAATTGATTCTGCGATAGGTAAAATTCGAGACAATTATCGAGAACTCGATGTTCTCGACAAGACCATGTTCCTCATTACAAGTCTGAATGCAGCGGGACCTACCGACACAGGCAAGAATGGCAATAGTGCCATATCTCAACAGTCGGCCGAAGCTCTTAGCCCCAAGGTGCCTTGGATTGCGTCAGGCAATAATGTCAAGAAGGGAATAACCATTTCCCGAAAGATCTCTTTACAAGACACCGGTGCCACCATTCTGTATGCCCTGGGTTTGAAGACGCATACCGAGTGGGAAAGCCAGGCAATTGATGAAATCTTCAAAACAGTGCCTGAACACCGAACAACTGAAAATGAAATGCCCGCAAGTTTATACTAG
- a CDS encoding HEAT repeat domain-containing protein, which translates to MPQTVEEWLEALEDIDDATREEAATALSKLGDPSTIDSILSAIEDDYWAVRAKLGWALAKIGGPKAIDGLVTLFNDSMMEVQSEAVQAMSSMGQSVAPRMITCLKDTRWKVREQAAKVLGEIKDPQAVQALSIACRDRDGAVKSAAAEALGKIGDSKGIPTLIKLFKDTSKIVRETAGTALVYIGPASVDALLETLKDPHFVVRCHGVRALGGMTTDYQIGRAWVKEPRVVEALIALLKDPDRAVREDATIALGNIGDPAAVDALIETMKDGAVKRHAIASLGMIGDPRALPAVLDALKGKGIHQEGTPTPGCIISEEQLVKEAAATALGHFRHPRVIPDLILLLKDIVLRDYAAASLVLVGDNAVEPLVSFLHDPEISKVGKESERVLAFATTRLTASSALKKVVRETLEKLGWEPALEEKDPTKDIEYTDTSNVLGLEGRFGTSGDFAKPAKELKIER; encoded by the coding sequence ATGCCCCAGACAGTTGAAGAGTGGCTTGAGGCACTAGAAGATATCGATGATGCGACGCGTGAGGAGGCCGCGACCGCCTTGTCAAAATTGGGTGATCCCAGCACCATCGACTCGATTTTATCGGCGATTGAAGATGACTACTGGGCCGTGCGTGCAAAACTCGGATGGGCACTCGCCAAGATCGGAGGTCCAAAGGCCATTGATGGTCTCGTCACATTGTTTAATGACAGCATGATGGAGGTACAGAGCGAGGCCGTTCAAGCCATGTCTTCGATGGGCCAATCCGTTGCCCCACGCATGATAACCTGTTTGAAAGATACGAGATGGAAGGTCAGAGAACAGGCGGCTAAAGTTCTCGGTGAAATTAAAGATCCACAGGCGGTTCAGGCATTGAGTATAGCCTGTCGTGACCGGGATGGCGCAGTCAAGAGCGCTGCCGCGGAAGCATTGGGGAAGATAGGAGACTCCAAGGGCATTCCCACACTCATCAAACTTTTCAAAGACACTTCTAAAATCGTTCGGGAAACCGCTGGGACCGCCCTCGTGTACATCGGGCCCGCGTCGGTTGATGCCTTACTCGAAACCCTTAAAGATCCGCACTTCGTGGTCCGTTGCCATGGGGTCCGAGCGTTGGGTGGCATGACAACGGACTATCAAATAGGCCGGGCTTGGGTAAAAGAGCCACGTGTCGTCGAAGCCTTGATTGCACTCCTCAAAGACCCTGACCGGGCCGTTCGGGAAGATGCGACGATTGCCTTAGGAAATATCGGTGATCCAGCGGCTGTCGATGCCTTGATTGAAACCATGAAAGATGGAGCGGTCAAACGGCATGCGATCGCTTCACTTGGCATGATCGGTGACCCGCGTGCTCTTCCTGCCGTCCTCGACGCTTTGAAAGGGAAAGGCATTCACCAGGAGGGTACTCCAACACCAGGCTGTATCATCAGCGAAGAACAGCTCGTCAAAGAAGCCGCGGCTACGGCGTTAGGGCATTTCAGACATCCCAGAGTTATTCCTGACCTCATACTGCTCCTTAAGGATATTGTGCTGCGCGACTATGCCGCCGCCTCCCTCGTGCTCGTCGGGGACAATGCCGTCGAGCCTCTTGTTTCTTTCCTGCACGACCCTGAAATTTCAAAAGTTGGAAAAGAGAGCGAACGGGTACTTGCTTTTGCGACTACGCGACTCACTGCGTCAAGCGCCCTTAAGAAAGTCGTACGAGAGACACTTGAAAAGTTGGGATGGGAACCTGCCCTTGAGGAGAAAGACCCCACAAAGGACATCGAGTACACAGATACTTCGAATGTCTTAGGGCTCGAAGGACGTTTTGGAACATCTGGAGACTTTGCCAAACCTGCCAAAGAATTAAAAATAGAGCGGTAA
- a CDS encoding methyltransferase domain-containing protein, translating into MAKEQQYGDNPIAQRKTDQYKKEYVHGFVKKWDALIDWEARASSEGDFFIRILQERGVRRVLDVATGTGFHSIRLLRAGFDVTSADGSPEMLAQAFENARRAGFIMRTVHADWRWLSRDIHNKFDAVICLGNSLTHLFSEQDRRKALAEFYTALTHEGVLILDQRNYDGILENGFTSKHVYYYCGDNVSAKPEYVDEGLARFEYQFPDGSQYHLNMYPLRKEYTRRLMHEVGFQQIKTYADFQETHRVEDPDFFIHVAEKRYKNEERSLNPVSAVGYSQAVDVARDYYNSSDADRFYAMIWGGEDIHVGLYKKESDTIFDASRRTVEKMASLVRGLDSRSHVLDIGSGYGGSARYLAKTYGCQVGCLNLSEIQNKRNRELNRTQGLSLAINVVDGSFEDISLPDGSVDIVWSQDAILHSGNRRKVLEEVVRVLAKGGQFIFTDPMQREGCPASTLQPILDRIHLDSLGSIPYYQKMAAELGLKEIQVVDLSEQLANHYARVLDEITANRNTLIRVCSEEYIEKMKEGLQHWIDGGTAGHLTWGILHFQKE; encoded by the coding sequence ATGGCGAAAGAACAACAGTATGGCGATAACCCCATTGCGCAACGAAAAACTGATCAATACAAAAAGGAATACGTCCATGGGTTTGTCAAGAAATGGGATGCCTTAATCGATTGGGAAGCTCGAGCTTCAAGCGAGGGGGATTTTTTCATTCGAATTCTGCAGGAACGAGGAGTGAGGCGCGTTCTTGATGTGGCCACGGGGACGGGATTTCACTCTATCCGGCTTCTCCGGGCTGGCTTTGACGTCACGAGTGCTGATGGCAGTCCTGAAATGTTAGCCCAAGCGTTTGAAAATGCCAGAAGGGCCGGTTTCATCATGCGAACGGTCCATGCCGATTGGCGATGGCTCAGCCGCGATATTCACAATAAGTTTGACGCAGTAATTTGCTTAGGAAATTCCCTGACTCATCTGTTTTCAGAGCAGGATCGGCGTAAGGCCTTAGCCGAGTTTTATACTGCGCTCACCCATGAAGGCGTGCTGATCCTGGATCAGCGAAACTATGACGGGATTCTCGAAAATGGGTTCACGTCCAAGCACGTCTATTATTATTGCGGCGACAATGTGAGCGCCAAGCCCGAATACGTAGACGAAGGACTTGCACGATTTGAGTATCAGTTTCCAGACGGCTCTCAGTATCATCTCAATATGTACCCGCTTCGAAAAGAATATACGCGTCGGTTAATGCATGAAGTAGGCTTTCAACAGATCAAAACCTATGCCGATTTTCAAGAAACGCATCGAGTCGAAGATCCGGACTTTTTTATCCATGTCGCGGAAAAGCGGTATAAAAACGAGGAAAGATCGCTGAACCCGGTGTCAGCGGTCGGTTATTCCCAAGCCGTTGATGTCGCGAGAGATTATTATAATAGTTCGGATGCTGATCGGTTTTACGCCATGATTTGGGGAGGGGAGGATATTCACGTCGGCCTTTATAAAAAAGAGAGTGATACGATTTTTGATGCCAGTCGGCGGACAGTCGAAAAAATGGCCTCTTTGGTGAGGGGACTGGACTCAAGGAGCCATGTACTCGATATTGGATCGGGGTATGGAGGGTCGGCGCGGTATTTGGCGAAGACGTATGGATGTCAGGTTGGGTGTCTGAATCTCAGCGAAATTCAAAATAAACGGAATCGTGAACTCAACCGGACGCAAGGGCTGAGTTTGGCGATTAACGTGGTTGATGGGAGTTTTGAGGATATTTCATTACCCGATGGATCAGTCGATATTGTCTGGTCGCAAGATGCCATATTGCATAGTGGGAATAGGCGAAAAGTTCTGGAGGAAGTTGTTCGGGTGTTGGCGAAAGGTGGCCAATTTATATTCACTGATCCGATGCAACGTGAAGGTTGTCCTGCGTCCACTCTTCAACCGATCCTTGATCGTATTCACCTCGATTCATTAGGCTCAATACCCTACTATCAAAAAATGGCCGCTGAGCTGGGTCTGAAAGAAATCCAAGTGGTAGACCTTTCAGAACAACTGGCCAATCATTATGCGCGAGTGCTCGATGAAATTACGGCCAACCGCAATACGCTCATTCGTGTTTGCAGTGAAGAGTATATTGAGAAAATGAAGGAAGGCCTCCAGCATTGGATTGATGGAGGAACCGCAGGTCACTTAACCTGGGGGATTCTGCATTTTCAGAAAGAGTAG
- a CDS encoding BCCT family transporter, which produces MSIRDTTIVFKASFLLALAFLIWGALAPQNLAEVTGSIQQSLLNAFGWFYVLSASAFLLTSFALIFSRYGNIPLGKDRAKPEFPLPTWFAMLFCAGMGIGLVFWGVAEPLSHLYDPPKGLPDTPEAARMAIRYSFFHWGLHPWGIYTMVALVLAYFQFRKNMPGLISLSCKPILGTQSEGVAGAVIDIIAVFATVFGVATSLGFGAVQISGGLSYLFGTPNTLTTQLLLIGIVTVLYMLSAQTGLQRGIKYLSNLNMALASTLLCFVLFLGPTQFILEVFSSALGGYLQNLPTMSLNLAPLTDSTWIHNWTLFYWAWWIAWAPFVGTFIARISKGRTVREFVSGVLLVPTLFCAFWFSVFGGTTISLEMFDHVAIKEAIDENGIEVALFTVLEQFPMGTLMSMIAIFLIGTFFITSADSATFVLGTLTTHGNLNPPNRIKFTWGIIQSVSAAVLLWSGGLKALQTGSIIAAFPFAFIIVLMIISLLKSFSQEPIRTG; this is translated from the coding sequence ATGAGCATTCGCGACACGACCATCGTTTTTAAAGCTTCGTTTCTGCTGGCTTTAGCCTTTCTCATCTGGGGAGCGTTGGCCCCGCAGAACCTCGCAGAAGTCACCGGGTCTATTCAACAATCTCTCCTGAATGCTTTTGGCTGGTTCTATGTCCTTTCTGCATCAGCATTTTTGCTTACGTCGTTTGCCCTTATTTTCTCCAGATATGGCAACATTCCTCTGGGCAAGGACAGGGCCAAACCAGAATTTCCATTACCGACCTGGTTTGCCATGCTTTTCTGTGCAGGCATGGGAATTGGCCTGGTGTTTTGGGGGGTAGCGGAACCCCTTTCTCACCTTTATGATCCTCCCAAAGGATTGCCTGATACGCCAGAAGCCGCACGAATGGCGATCCGTTATAGCTTTTTCCATTGGGGCTTACACCCATGGGGAATCTACACCATGGTGGCCTTGGTGTTAGCGTATTTCCAATTCCGGAAAAATATGCCAGGCCTAATCAGTCTGAGCTGCAAGCCCATCCTGGGAACTCAAAGCGAAGGCGTAGCTGGGGCCGTCATTGACATTATTGCGGTATTTGCGACGGTCTTCGGGGTGGCAACCTCGTTAGGGTTCGGCGCTGTTCAGATTAGCGGGGGACTTTCATACTTATTCGGCACTCCAAATACGTTAACCACTCAATTGCTCTTGATAGGCATCGTGACGGTTTTGTACATGCTGTCGGCTCAGACCGGATTACAGCGTGGCATTAAATACCTGAGTAATCTGAATATGGCCTTGGCATCCACTCTCCTCTGTTTCGTGCTTTTCTTAGGACCCACACAATTCATCTTGGAAGTCTTTTCTTCAGCCCTCGGAGGCTACCTGCAAAATTTACCGACCATGAGCCTCAATTTGGCTCCGCTTACGGATTCGACCTGGATTCATAACTGGACCCTCTTCTATTGGGCTTGGTGGATTGCATGGGCCCCATTCGTCGGAACGTTCATCGCAAGGATTTCCAAAGGCCGCACTGTGAGAGAGTTTGTTTCAGGGGTTCTCCTTGTGCCAACGCTGTTTTGCGCATTCTGGTTTTCGGTCTTTGGCGGAACGACGATTTCACTCGAAATGTTCGACCATGTCGCCATTAAAGAGGCCATCGACGAGAATGGGATTGAAGTGGCGTTATTCACGGTCCTCGAGCAGTTTCCCATGGGTACGCTCATGTCCATGATTGCCATTTTTCTCATCGGCACTTTTTTTATTACATCGGCTGACTCGGCTACCTTTGTGCTCGGGACTTTGACCACCCATGGGAATCTCAACCCCCCGAATCGCATCAAATTCACATGGGGGATCATTCAATCAGTTTCTGCAGCCGTCTTACTGTGGTCGGGCGGGCTGAAAGCGCTTCAGACGGGGTCTATCATCGCGGCCTTCCCTTTCGCATTTATCATCGTACTGATGATTATTTCGCTACTGAAATCTTTCTCTCAAGAACCTATACGTACCGGGTAA
- a CDS encoding HEAT repeat domain-containing protein — MADSVAEHISALNDHDWGVREDAAAALGQFQDPRSVLPLIRALRDSDRSVRVAATTSLTALGELAVPPLGQSLQDQDTNVQEIAASILAVNGDERVVDALVSALLNPNWIVRSHAAKALGKIGDPRAIDTLLLLLQDTVPAVRDNAGEAICALGETSIPPLLELLQHKDWKIRLRAIEALALLKPPTAVEPLLDRITNDPDTAVRQDAIRAIGEIGDRKAIDTLLSVMDQPSLRSQAIMALGKIGDPRALPTLTKIVEGLITKNYEGRMAACEDALYQEELPTVEAAVKALAQIGDERAIPTLQQALRSTLIRVEAADALTLFGKTALSPLVAMYKHETDDNIRFHVKETLARLGWRPGQVRL, encoded by the coding sequence ATGGCGGACAGCGTGGCGGAACATATTTCAGCTCTCAACGACCACGACTGGGGTGTCCGTGAAGACGCCGCAGCCGCCCTTGGACAGTTTCAAGATCCTCGAAGTGTCCTGCCACTTATTCGCGCGCTGAGAGATTCAGACCGATCGGTACGCGTCGCGGCCACCACTTCGCTGACCGCGCTTGGCGAACTCGCTGTTCCACCGCTCGGACAGTCTTTACAAGATCAAGACACCAACGTCCAGGAAATTGCGGCATCGATTCTTGCCGTCAACGGCGATGAACGTGTCGTTGATGCGCTGGTTTCTGCGCTCTTGAACCCAAATTGGATTGTCCGGAGCCATGCGGCCAAGGCCCTCGGCAAAATTGGAGACCCTCGAGCAATCGATACCCTGCTCCTCTTACTCCAAGATACAGTCCCAGCCGTGCGTGATAATGCCGGCGAAGCCATCTGTGCATTGGGAGAAACCTCAATACCTCCACTCTTAGAACTCCTTCAGCACAAAGACTGGAAAATTCGCCTACGCGCCATTGAAGCTTTAGCCTTGCTGAAGCCACCAACTGCCGTGGAGCCTTTGCTGGATCGGATAACGAATGATCCTGACACCGCTGTTCGACAAGACGCGATTCGAGCGATTGGCGAGATAGGTGACCGGAAGGCTATTGACACTCTGTTATCGGTCATGGATCAACCGTCCCTACGAAGCCAGGCCATTATGGCTCTTGGCAAGATCGGTGACCCCAGGGCACTTCCAACTTTGACCAAGATTGTGGAAGGTTTAATCACGAAGAACTACGAAGGCCGGATGGCTGCCTGTGAAGATGCGTTGTACCAAGAAGAACTTCCAACGGTCGAAGCAGCGGTGAAAGCGCTGGCACAAATCGGAGACGAACGCGCGATTCCGACACTCCAACAAGCGCTCAGAAGCACTTTAATCCGCGTTGAAGCCGCCGATGCCTTGACCCTCTTCGGGAAGACGGCACTCTCCCCGCTCGTGGCCATGTATAAACATGAAACGGATGACAATATTCGATTTCATGTCAAGGAAACACTGGCTCGTCTAGGGTGGAGACCAGGGCAAGTACGGTTATAA
- a CDS encoding HEAT repeat domain-containing protein, with translation MPKETLETLISELNHEEDWRRMRSTVACLKGGPKAVTGLIEAMKGGTPEYKVEAVKMLARIRDPHAGPAMVDMITDHNEAVSHAAIASLEQMAGIVDEPTATALVELLKDERYRERVTALLGEIPTSIDPLTHMLRDPEESARVTAATILDSLLDPRSADALIDVMGDSAIRHMAIETLRKLGAIRDRIDEIMNELANVEESELREGARQEAVIKLHPLGRPAVEILIEYLEDDDWVVREAAADVLGKIADIRAVEPLMERLRVDRDTGVKELATKSLGLLGDARPVDLLVESIPIRPLRVLAVEALEKIKDVEVLRPHAELFKKLKNDRDGLISYNSGIILDKLAALDAQLDEEAWAGKE, from the coding sequence ATGCCGAAAGAAACTCTAGAAACCCTCATTTCCGAGCTCAATCACGAAGAAGACTGGCGTCGTATGCGGTCAACCGTGGCCTGCCTGAAGGGTGGTCCGAAGGCCGTCACTGGACTGATTGAAGCCATGAAGGGCGGAACTCCAGAGTATAAAGTTGAAGCGGTCAAAATGTTAGCTCGCATCCGAGATCCCCATGCCGGCCCCGCGATGGTTGACATGATCACGGATCATAATGAGGCTGTAAGCCATGCCGCTATTGCTTCGCTGGAACAAATGGCTGGCATTGTGGATGAACCCACCGCAACGGCCCTCGTCGAACTCTTGAAGGATGAACGCTATCGAGAACGGGTAACCGCTTTGCTTGGAGAGATTCCGACATCGATTGATCCTCTGACACACATGCTTCGCGATCCCGAGGAATCAGCCCGTGTTACCGCTGCGACTATACTCGACTCTCTGCTAGACCCACGCTCTGCCGATGCCTTGATCGACGTGATGGGAGATTCAGCCATTCGTCACATGGCCATTGAAACGCTTCGAAAACTTGGGGCCATACGAGATCGTATCGATGAAATCATGAACGAACTCGCCAATGTTGAGGAATCGGAACTCAGGGAAGGCGCAAGGCAGGAGGCGGTCATTAAACTCCACCCCCTCGGGAGGCCTGCGGTTGAAATCTTAATTGAATATTTAGAAGACGATGACTGGGTCGTTAGAGAAGCGGCGGCGGATGTCTTAGGCAAAATCGCCGATATTCGAGCGGTTGAACCGCTCATGGAGCGACTACGCGTAGACCGCGATACCGGCGTCAAAGAGCTGGCGACCAAATCCTTGGGACTGCTGGGTGATGCACGTCCTGTGGATTTATTGGTCGAAAGCATTCCTATTCGCCCGCTTCGCGTATTAGCGGTCGAAGCCCTCGAGAAAATCAAGGACGTGGAAGTCTTACGCCCGCATGCTGAGCTTTTCAAAAAATTGAAAAATGATCGAGATGGACTCATTTCCTACAACTCTGGAATCATCCTTGACAAATTGGCAGCCCTTGACGCTCAATTGGATGAAGAGGCTTGGGCCGGAAAGGAATAG
- a CDS encoding HEAT repeat domain-containing protein: MEESNRVEQLLASLRDDNEELRNHAATNLSQIGEVAIPKLINLFLEGDLVIREAAASAVAQMGEPAVDPLIEALAEDEEWMVREQAASALGKIKSPRGVQPLIQALQNDKDGAVRNAAIWALERIGDPEAVPALVGALMDATLREDAARVLKKVGDSRATDALIQELQGSSWIVRRHAAEALGKIGDPRCIDPLVQSLADEDWLVRRNAAESLARLGDKRVVTALVPLLEDENEMVRDTAEGALSSLGWIPDSTKS; the protein is encoded by the coding sequence ATGGAGGAATCTAACCGCGTTGAACAACTCTTAGCCTCGCTGCGTGATGACAACGAGGAGCTTCGTAATCATGCTGCGACGAACCTGAGCCAAATCGGAGAAGTCGCCATCCCTAAGCTGATCAATCTCTTTTTGGAAGGTGATCTGGTCATTCGAGAGGCGGCGGCGAGTGCTGTCGCGCAAATGGGTGAGCCTGCCGTTGATCCCCTCATCGAAGCATTGGCCGAAGATGAAGAATGGATGGTGAGAGAACAAGCCGCCTCGGCGCTGGGCAAGATTAAATCACCTCGAGGAGTGCAACCGCTCATTCAAGCTTTGCAAAATGATAAAGATGGGGCAGTCCGCAATGCTGCCATATGGGCATTGGAGCGGATTGGAGACCCCGAAGCCGTACCAGCGCTCGTGGGCGCCCTGATGGACGCCACACTTCGGGAAGATGCCGCACGGGTCTTGAAAAAGGTTGGCGACTCTCGGGCGACTGACGCATTGATTCAAGAATTGCAAGGATCCAGTTGGATCGTTCGACGGCATGCCGCTGAGGCATTAGGGAAAATAGGCGACCCCCGGTGCATTGACCCCTTGGTGCAATCTCTTGCCGATGAAGATTGGCTTGTCCGGCGAAATGCCGCGGAATCACTAGCCCGGTTAGGAGACAAACGAGTCGTAACCGCCCTTGTCCCATTGTTAGAAGATGAAAATGAGATGGTTCGAGACACGGCAGAAGGCGCGTTGAGCAGTCTTGGCTGGATACCAGATTCAACAAAATCATAA
- a CDS encoding HEAT repeat domain-containing protein, producing MADESPVQLVQIGPKGGTKKDGFNLVTENVTAINIEAKQIEVELLAYDGKTVLLDVADEALEDLQKIKVGDGATLRVIEEDGKRFVKQFRIRAKDPNVQKVEAALLDLSDTHWLNRKYAAEILGELKAEEAVKPLVHALEDEVGDVRHRAYDALIKIGAPSVTEVIPLLVSEEDEMRQSATEILRKIGKPAVAPLADALGDADPKLTKRIMKVLDRMGYKPKS from the coding sequence ATGGCAGACGAATCACCTGTACAACTCGTTCAAATCGGCCCGAAAGGCGGGACCAAAAAGGATGGGTTTAATCTCGTAACGGAAAACGTCACCGCGATCAATATTGAGGCGAAGCAGATAGAAGTTGAATTGTTAGCGTATGACGGGAAAACGGTTTTGCTCGATGTCGCAGACGAAGCGTTAGAAGACCTTCAGAAGATCAAAGTAGGCGACGGCGCAACCCTTCGCGTCATTGAAGAAGACGGAAAGCGATTCGTCAAGCAGTTTCGCATTCGCGCTAAAGATCCTAACGTCCAAAAAGTGGAAGCGGCGTTGTTGGACCTGTCCGACACACACTGGTTAAACAGAAAGTATGCAGCCGAAATCTTGGGTGAGCTCAAAGCTGAAGAAGCGGTCAAGCCCTTAGTGCATGCACTGGAAGATGAGGTGGGAGATGTCCGGCATCGCGCCTACGATGCCCTTATTAAAATCGGGGCACCATCCGTCACCGAAGTCATTCCGCTGCTGGTTTCTGAAGAAGATGAAATGCGGCAATCAGCAACAGAGATCTTAAGAAAAATAGGAAAGCCTGCCGTCGCGCCCCTGGCTGATGCGCTCGGTGATGCCGATCCGAAACTCACGAAGCGCATCATGAAAGTCCTGGACCGGATGGGCTACAAACCGAAGTCCTGA